agagaaaaaaccgggtaatccaatttgaattgtgttgatgctttgtttcttgactttattacttgatctattcccgttttaggtagttattctgataaatgaggcgaccagaacaaggcgactgcttttattgccagccccaaaagtatggctgctttactgtgtgtccgagaaaaaTTGACctagaagacgtctacaatcaactggtagcaacgtgggcgggttttaaatgcgattaaaaaaaaatccgggcttgtctcctcgccgatttgaacagccaaccgagcaacaactgtctagcattttaccacctaagtcagacaatgttaaagcggagattaaatgatattgaatgaaaggtggtcggttcctgtataaactccagtgttagacaagtgtggaatgtgttttttgcccttcagctggtcattctgacgtcacgtgaaaactatgaatataATAGGCCTACAACAGATGTAACGTTACCAAGAAATGTACATTATCAATCTGACTAGCATAGTATGATTGTTAATGGATGTttgttaaagtggcattatgtaggaattgctaatcgctaacgagatgctagcggtgaaacctcttgaaatgtgcttactttgacactatgacaaactagcgagtcaacaactttcctaacacagtcaaacatcaagcaagtgcaacacaagacaaagcaagactgcaaataagctacttactagttcggcagacagtagtaaccgggcggcttcaggcaaacctacataacccagtaatatgcctacagaccctggtatggcaatggcacggaggcaattctccatattaaacgtcattgtagtgccccaattttttttaagctgttattttaaggtaaaactgctaatcttAACCCTAAcactgaagtacaattcctacataatgccactttaaataaTGGGCATTCATACACCTGAAAATCTcttgttttttaaaacaaacacaaccctgACACAGATGTCAAATTTAGTCTGACTATATCAAACACAGGTTCAAATCTGATAGTGAATGAATATTGTGACAGTACCATCAACCCACATTGGCCTCCGCGTAAATAAACAGCTTAATGGTTTGTGACCAACCtttttatgatttatttattaaacTCCACAGGACAGTTTAACACCATCATCTCTGCAAAATGCCGGTTGGAATCTTTACCAGATACAGGGATAAGCTGTTTGTCACCAATCAAGCTCTCACTTCCAAGATCGTGGAaaaccctctcctccctttcattAAAAAAGACAATCGTAAGTTCTGATGACACATTTTCTATAGTCTGCTGAATAAGCTTGTAATTGAatcttatgaaaaaaaaaaagtctgaatacttttgtgtgtgtgtgtgtgtgtttgtgtgtttgcagtccTTGTGTATGAATATTTCCATGACCATCTATTAAAAGGCACTTTGTTGTTGGTTGCATCCACTATCTGCATGGCTGTGTACCTGAATGTTGATCTTCTGGTGAGTAGAAGTAGTGACCTCCAGTGCAGAATGGGGAAGGGGAAAGACATTTTGAACATTAAGATGCCTGATTTTTGCAGAATTTGTCCCTGACCCTTCTGCCCAAGAGACTCCAAAAGTAATGGAGCATTACTGTTGATGGTAACATACAGATAAAAGAATGTTCAAAATATAAAGTGGAAAGCAAGCTGTTTACTGTATTGCAGCGCCTTTGAGTTGCAAGAAAATCCAGGGTTGAAATAGTCCACACAAATCTAAAATTCAAAAGGTGCCCTTTTGTTAATATCAAGAACCCCGTGAATTACTTTATAACTTTATTATAATACACAAATTTCATAATTTAAGCATATTGTCAATATTTCCACAATGTCATAAATAAGCACTGAAGTCAATAAGTGAATTACCGGTATGTCATCTtgacatgtgtgtttctggtgtttCAGACCGGCCATTCCTTTACCTCCTTCTTTTTGTTCAGCATGGCGGTATCTTTGTGGCTTATCTGCTCAGGGGCCTTCCGCCGGCGCCTCGTGATCGACAATGATAAGGGGGAGTACCGATTTtacgtccacacacacctgcgacACAGGGGGCCCCTTAACCAAATCTACATTCGCATCATTGCACAAAAAAGCGGTGAGGAGACTTTTATTCTCATgacatactatactatattattACATACTGTGTACTCAAACAATTATGCAATTTGTATTCTCCTGATATACTAAACTATATTACATGCTGTATACACAAACAAGTACACATATGGATGCAGTGTGAGATTTCTTAGCTCTCCCATCTCTATATTAATCAGGTGTTTTTATATAATGTAAGTTATGTAACCTGATGATTATGCAGTCTATTGTACAGCTGATTAGGGAAAGTAGTTTGAAACATCACACAGTTTCACAAGCCCAACTTTGTGCACTGCATTTGAAGTTTTCCTACAGTATAGTCATACAGAGCAAAAATCACAGCCCAAAAGAACTGCTAGACTGGAGGTAAAAGCCTCAAGCTCAGATCATTAATAGTGAATATGTAAATAGACACTCGTAAACACAGTCTGTCACTGTATGATCATGTGGGGATACTTTACTGCCTTGAGAACCCAGATGATTTGCCAGTATTGTGGACTCTTCTGCATGTTCAAGCCACAAACCCTCTAGACATTGTGTAGACATaagagaacaaaaaacaaaatcattGGATGTGCTTTGACTCATCATTGTGTCAAATATTACCACAGATCGAAAAAGTCTAATGTACAGACTTGTTCTGAATGGATACAAGATCGACAGTTATACAATCTGTGGCTTTTCTGAGAAATACAAGGTGAGTGTATCACTCTTCAcccatgggaacacacacaacctctgcaGTGGCAGTAAGGTTTGAGCACAGTGTTGTTGCCTCTTTCCAGCTCTAGAGTCAAGTTTAGAAGCTGTGCATCTTCTGTTTCAAGGATGGTCCATTGTAGGACAAGAGAATGAATAAGGCTGCTTTCTCTCACCTACAAGTGTACCAAAATAAAGACCTCCTGGTGTTCCAATTTGTTATCCTCTTACAATGTATTGTAAATGTCAGGGAGGAAAAAGGCCATCATATTTTGACACATTAGGAGTAGTAAGTGATTTTAATAACCTTATTTCACCACTTTATCCAATCTCACTGTCTCAGCTGCTGGAGTGCCAGGGCAGGACAATCGCAACCAACCTAAAGCTGAACTACTTTGACTACATAGACACCTCGAAACGCCACTGTGTGATTCACCGGCCTAAAATTGGAGCAAACAGGGGTGCAATATGAGGTTATGATGACACCCATAACAACTCTGAACAAGCCTCTAAAATGCACTGTGCAACATTTATTAAAACTATTCTTGCAAGCAGTaatataatgtaaatgtatgtattctTGTATGCCCTCATGTATATGTAAAGGAAAATACAGGGAGTTACTTCAGTGCAAGTAAGAAGTGATGTAGAGGTACTTGCAGTGTAATATGCAAGGTTTATCAGGGCTATTTGTTGGAAATACACTTACTACTATTGCTTTGTTTTGTGATGTAAAAAGGGACATTTCAGAGTAGAGCCTTTCTGTAAACCGTGTAAACTCAGTGCCCTAGACAACCTTTATCTGATGGGCTGCATAAGTCTGGGGCACTCAGTGGAACTTCACCTGGCTTATCACTTTTTTAGTCATTATGATTTTACTATAGTTTAGATATGTCCTATGTAAGATACCATGGGTGTATTTGGATTGGGCCTATGTATGTGCACTAtaattaataattcataattagCCTAATTTAAATTAGTTGCGAATAGGCTACCACCATTATTTTGCCAATGTATTCCATTTAAATGTAGCATGTATCACTATATGTATCAACAACACGAGGATTGAAGGGTTACGGTTGTGGTCGATGTCATCAAACGTGGTCTCACAAACGCTCTTGCAACTAGGCTCGTGTTCGTTTTAAGCCAATGAAATCATTGGGCATACAGCGAAGAGGAAGGTTGCCAGCCTTTTCTGATCTGTAAACAAGAAGGGGAGCAGGGCTTCCGAGCACTTTACCTAGCACAGCTAACCAGCTAGATAGCTAGCATTTCTTCTGTGGTTCTGTACGAAATTTTGGAGGGATTACCTGTAGGCCTTCACCCTAAGCAGGAAGACTAATTCTTCCCGCTGAAGCTTTTCTGTTACACACATCAACGATTAAAATGTCGGTGTTTTCAGAAGTGGCTTTAGAGAAGAAACTATCCGAGCTCAGCAACTCCCAGCAAAGCGTTCAGACGCTGTCTCTTTGGTTAATCCACCACAGAAAACACTCGAAAGCTATCGTCACTGTTTGGTTCAACGAACTAAAGAAAGGTAAGTTAGCTAGGTTGCTTACGTTCATTGGAGTTGACTGGTGTTAGTCGGATGGAGTCTTAATGTTTGCCTGATTCGCGGTGTGAATAACGTTATACTCGCCAACAATTAGCTGCTTAGCTAATGTTATCTATCCTAACTTGCTAACAGTTACATTATTTTGGCCAGGatagctagcctagcctacATGTTGGTGGCATTAACGTTAGTGTTGCTAGCTACATAATCGGACAAGATTCGTTAGATACCTCTATTTAACTGTAGTTAATAGGGTAGTTACTATGGTGCTATGACACTATGATTGCTTTCTAACGTTTGAGTAAGACATTTCAGCTAGCTATCGTTGGGTGTTATACTTGTGGGTTTTCGTGTGTGCAGTGCTGCATGCAAAATCCTGTGCTAACCAACGAGCTAGCGTGGTGAAACGGTTTGCTGTCGGAAATGATTATGTTGATATTTATGCCAGTTGTTTCACATGCACTACTCCACTAGCTTGGATAACGTTGCTGAGATGAAAATGTGAAAACTAGCCATggttacaattacattttcgtTCATTATTATAGGCTAATTGACGAGCTATCCTTCTGAACACAGATTGTTCAAATTGGCCAGGTTAGGATTAGGGTGGTTTAGGATTTCCAACTCTATCTGGCGAAATAGTCAATGTGAAATAATCAAAAATTGTCAGTTGTTTCTATATTATGCTGAACGTGAACTTTCAAGCAgacttgctgctgctgttttgtcGTCAGTGGTTTATGACCGATTCTGTTATCTAGCGTTACGCGACACTCAGTAAAgtttccttgtgctattggggTGTTGTAGGGTGACCTCAACAAGTGCCTGTGGTAAGTGGAGTGGTTGGCGGCTTCAGTTTAAAGTTAATCATAGCATCCCTCATTAAAAAACGGTATGGAATGGGATTACTCCGTGAAGAGATGCGGAGAAGAACCTTGCAACGCGTGAATCGACGATAACTTTCTTTAGTTGTGAAGGCTATTTAGGGTGTTCCTCGATAGTCGTGCCGTGAAGGACAAGTGAGTGCTTCACATTGGCGCCCAACCTCCTTCATGGGAGGTCTTTAAACAATACAAGTTATTCTACTAAGGTTATTTAAACCCACTGGCGGATTTCTACACAGCAGGTTTTCCCAATGTCTTTCCCTCAGATTCACCCACAGCGCTGCACAGCCTGGTTGAACTAGCCTGACTGAATCCAGTATATGATGTTGATGTGTCTTAATGATGTGAGGCATGTCCCGTCATTCTGTATACCACCACTTATTTAGGCTACTTGGAGGTAGACTGTTCATTTTGGTGAGACGGTGTTCAATTGGCTGTGTTCTATTGTGGTATTTCTTTGTATGTTTGAGGCTTTTTAGGTTTTGTGTGGTCAGTAAAGCTGTATGGCAATGACGGTGAAAATTGACTTGGGTGGGATTAATATCAAAATGGCAGCCAGAGCATACACACCATCTGTACATAAGAACCAAATCCAGTGCTTCACTGTGTTGGAAAATGGGGAGCTCATGCCATGATTAGGCTCCTGATTGGACACTGGGTGGTTAGGCCAGGCATTACTTCCAGTCTCCAGTACACCACTGTCTCACCCATGCCAGGTCATTTTCACCCATGCCTTCACATGATGCTTGCTAGTTGATACTTATGTGTAATACAATATGAGTTTGTATGGGTAACAGTAGATGCCTATCTCACCTGGAACCAGACTCTCTATCAGCATGATTTGGAAAGCTGTTTCTTGCCCCTGCGTCTGTGTAGCAGATACGGCCAAAGGCCACATGACTGTGCAGGAAATCTTGTGACTTTCTTTGGTGTTCGTGTGGGAGTCTTCAACGTCTTGAGTCATGATATAGTAAAATAATGACTTAGTTTAAGTGGATATCTTGTCGTTCTGGGAAGATCTTCATTTGGGATAAGAGATAATCTAACACCCTTCACCCCAAGAAATGACTCATGCATACTCCTGCATAATTTTTCTCTCCATGAAAGCAGGTGGCTTGGTCAAATCAGCCTCCCCCaaatgtgagtttttttttaatactacaAGAAAAAGGCActgaaaagctttttttttagattgttgagaatacattttttaaatatatgaaCAGAGTAGATTGCTTTTGTGAGTTGAAAGCTGCTAATTTTAGGTAGTGGTTGTTGCTGCAGCTAGCTAGCGTGAACAATGACTACATCCACAGACATTGTAACGTTACCTGCAGAGTAATTTTCTCATAAGTAACGTTCATCTCAAACTAACTACATTTACTTTTAATATCAGCAAAGGGTTTACTCGCATGTATGGTACTTTAACAATTGTATAGTTTGTCACAACCATACTAGCTAGCATACTATACTGTTGCTaacaggtgggtgtgtgtgcatggtggtgGCAATCATGAAATTAGATTAAACATGTTTTGGAATTTATAGTGTTTGAACTAGGAATCCTTTAAATCAGA
The sequence above is drawn from the Clupea harengus chromosome 19, Ch_v2.0.2, whole genome shotgun sequence genome and encodes:
- the LOC105905316 gene encoding transmembrane protein 249, which gives rise to MLIFCMAVSLWLICSGAFRRRLVIDNDKGEYRFYVHTHLRHRGPLNQIYIRIIAQKSDRKSLMYRLVLNGYKIDSYTICGFSEKYKLLECQGRTIATNLKLNYFDYIDTSKRHCVIHRPKIGANRGAI